The Plasmodium berghei ANKA genome assembly, chromosome: 12 region tttatcttttttatacaattttttcttattgAAATCGTTAAAATTTGAATGCGGGTGATGTCTGTAATCTTGTTTATATTGAGTTGGATAATATTGTTGCGAATGataatttgaatatttatttatttgcacaggatttttttgattattaaaattataattattattgtatattCGACTATTACCTAAATTATGAGATAAGTTCCCTATATGCGAATTCATGAGGCTATTACCGTCTATATCTTTTTGAGAAGCTTTTAACAACGATTTTAAAGAATCCAAAACATTATTAACTTTCgcattttgtatattttcaGTTATATAATGTcccatatttatatctcCTTTATTAGCATAAGATGGTGATCTACCAATGTCATTATATGTGTTATcattttctaattttaacaaagaatttataattggtgtaatatttatatttccttGTGTTGTGCTTTTGTTTTTGTatgaattataatttatgttaGAATCAtgattcaaataatattcagaattataattatttctaGATCCTAAATTGGgattatcatttatatttgtatgtTTATTATGTGTTCCTAAACTAGAATTCCCCCAATGGCTTTCAATATTAACTCCATTATTTATgccaatattatttgttatttttttattcatcaTCATATaatccatatttttattaacttcatttatgttattatcatagaatttttttttaagatttCCATTTTCCATAGAATATTGTTTACTATTATTTCgataattatattgttcattatttataggAAAACTATAATGCTCATTTCCTACTCCAATGGTGGATCGTCTAATCATTTCTTGCTCTATATATTCATGTGGAAACTTGTttgaatttaaattttttaaaatatccattatatttttacctccatcttttatatataaattgttGTCTTGTGTTTGTCCAATAATATTACttccatttttaaaactgttactatttttccaattattttcatataaatttaaagaattatgtttttcaatatcttccatatttttattacgTTCTTTAATTAGTGATATCTGTTTCATAACAAGTTCTGCAACTGTATTACTCAATTGTTTTGATtctacattattattattagacATATTTTCagttgtatatatataatttaggCTGTTATTATTAGTATTACTATATGTTGGATTTTCTGAAACTCTACTATATATTTCGCTACCTTCATGATTTGCTATTACCCcagaattattattactaataTTGTTATTGCTTCCAGTGTTGTTGTATCGAACCCCGATATCTGTTCCGGTTTTAGTTTTGTTATTTAGATACTTGATTAAATCTCCATTATCATTTCCATCagtattactatttttaaacCATTTTGCAAAGTTGCTTTTTGCtaaattttcttcatcattATCTTTAAATATTGTATAACTGTTATTTCGATGTGTTCCTTGAATATcactatttatatgtatttccTTACCTATTTTTAATctattatttacaaaattattattattattattattattattattattattatcatttattatatctgtatgtaatttattataattccTTCCCTTTGAGTcatattctttttcatttttttttgaatattttttaatatcgCCAAgtgtaaatatttcttgattacctttttttccatatattAAAGGATTATCCCAATATTTATCCGGATcgtttttatcaaaattttcataagTTGGTGAATAATGTGATTGGTTTTGGTagttttcattttctttattttgataGTTTCCATTTCGTTCATACTTATTTCCATAATACATATTCCCATTATATCCTAATCCGttatttctttctttttcagTTAAATGAATTTTCCCATCCGCAtctatgtatatattatttattggcaaattataacaattatcatcaatatatttaaaaggtTTTGAATTGGGATTGTTTATACTATTCaaagaaatatttgaatGCTTATTTGGTCCATCAAATTTGTCATAATAATATCCATTTTTTGTCCTagcattattattatatgaataattgAGATTCACATTTTGAGACGATATGTAATTGTTGTTATTTCCTGCTTCGTAATTTACATAATGGCTATTATTAGAATTAGAGATGTTGTAATTAATAGGTCCTAAATTTATTTCcgctttattatttgaagaattaaatgaaaaagaattGTCATGTATATTTGAAAGGTTGTATCCATCTctaacatatttattagaaTTTCCtcgaatatatttattttcttttataaaaaaactacgatttaatatatcattgGTGTCATGTTCTTTATCTggtttataatttaaaaaccGTAACAACaataattcatataaattatattttaaacatttttgtttagtacttttcatattataaatacgTTCGTCAATATATtcatcaatatttttatcacatATATCACCACTTTGttcattttcaaaattttgttctgtttcatcattttcatcttcttcattatctatcttaatattatttgcatTCAATCCATTAttagaataataataatgatagaGAGGTGTGTAAGCATTATTGTCATTATCATAAATCGTATCTGTACTTATGCATGTAATCCtattgtatttataaacaTGTTTATATGTTAGTTTGTATAagttattataatttttatatattatatttccatttttatcaattatattatcacaACATGCATTTAAGGGAGAATCAATTCCTCTGTTATTTATGATactaaaattttttaattcctctttttccatttaaattaaattttatctAATATTAAGATGTGattaaaattgaaaaatattttttttatcgtaaataaaaatatttcattcgTTCCAAAACTTCATATAtccataaatatatactgGATTTCTACAATATCTGAATTAAATAtgcaattatatatacacgtatacatgtatatatataaccttatatatatgtatgtgcatatatttaactTAATAAatcatcaaaaaaaataaaatattacattatataaataaagaaaactAATAAAATGGGAAAAATCGCACCTATACATATGTGAAGTTGACACTACACTAATTTGGGggcattatatatttcataaattGTGAATTACACACATTCTTTtctaaatattatttataaagaTCTTATTTCGTTGtgaaatttatttgtatatacaaaaaaaaatatacgcatatacatatatgtatatatatggaaatagaaaaaatatatctaaaATAATTCGATGCTATTCCATTTATGTACCCACAATATATAAGACTGACAATAATATacacatgtatatatgcagcatatataattatttattttatctatgctcttattatatattaattttaatattaacatACATGTTAgctttttaaaattttcgaaattaaagagaaaaaaatagtaaggttttgaagaaaatttaaaattatatataaagtcATTCCACttattcaaattattaaacatatatactTACATGTTTACCcacttttttattctttttattattattattgtggagtatatttattatatgccttataatttttttctcccaaaatataatacaatataacaaataaataaataaaaaaaaaaggaaactATTATGGAAATCAGGTACAATAGTTaccaaataaaataaaaataaaatatatgaacaagtatatgaattaatgtgtatatattatctagattatatattttttgcgttatatatgtgtatattgtatatatttatcacgTGCGCGGGCTTATATGTagcaataaaaatattttatatatcataaaaaaaacacaaataaatgaaaggggatgaaaaatttttttattggcaaaaaaaattataatttaaatatttttatcgcGTCCAACTTGTTtggaataatatataataaatataaatattaatatgaattatatatttgtacaTGTATTAcaatgtaatatatatatatattatacatacatGTATATACCATTATATTGCTACGTGATTAAAGAGGGGAAAAATAaactataaatattttttaaaatatatacatatatattatttatttaaaatataacaatatatgaaaaaaacacatatttaaataatatatgtagaAACATCTTACTATGTTTTGTATTAATTgcttaatttattttgcagaaattttaataaaaaatgagagCATTTTAATGCTTTAagctttttatttatttatttttttcaaaattataaaacaatgttcaatgtaattttatattatactCCTTTCACATTTACCCAAATCTCTCAATTTGCTCGCACAAGTACAGTCTGTTGCTGGTGATTTGGATGTACTgaatatgtatgtatatgttTGTGTTGTATTTGCGTATGTATATGTTTGTGTTGTATTTGCGTATGTATATGTTTGTGTTGTGTATTTATGTGAATATGGGCAGGATGCATATCTATACAAGGGTGTGCAACAATATTAAGGAATAACTTCCTTTCCCATACAAataaagtaataataaacaatCTTTAAAATAAGCGTAggtttaataataatatatatatgatatacGATATATGTGTAAATGTTAATGGaaagatataatattacaaaTGCTACTTAATCCGTtttaaacaatattttgttctttttttgtgtgTGTGTAATtggcatatatatgtacatatattcatgtaatacacaaaaataaaatatttaatatattcaaataaattgataaagatcacacatatatatatttccccctatattttattatgatataaaaaaaaaaattgtttgtACTATTGATTATTTCGAatgtacatataattttagtatatttgaataatgaatatatataataatatatgtagataaattataattgtaAGCTTGTGTTATTTTTcaatgaaaatgaataaaataaaaaactatatTGTAAATAATACTATGTACTCATTATTTGgtcaaataatatatgctttccttttttttggGATGTTTTACATAAatcataattaaaataataatatgtatgccaaattaaaacatttaattcactatttaaacttttttataaaatattttttgaaatatttgtattgcaagcaaataaatgaaatgtaaaagaaaaaagagaaTATAAAACgtaaaacaatttaaaaattatatatttcttttaaaatattttaagtggtaaaacataaatgtagattttgtaataattaaaaggaaataaaaaatatattcatacatatacatatatataaatatgtacacACATCAAgtctattttttatgactGAAAATGATCTAAcgataaaaatggaaatatattgacattttttatatccaaatatgtttatatatcaccttgttttataatattttttttataacaaatAGGGTGTAAATACagtcataaaatatatcaaatatttagaactttagaaaaaaaaatagaccTAATAGtgtacatttttttttatatttatttatcaatataaataataaatgcttattttattgttttttttaaaaaaaaaaatatttatcacAAAATAAGCATggatttattatttttgttttttattccttGTTAGTATCCATAAaacactttttttaatatactcatttattcatatatgtGTTAAATGCTACTATCATATTTTACTTATAAAGATATAATCACAATTTTCTATTTAGTGTAAAATGTAATAACTGTATAAAATTGtagataaataaatattagctattttttatacaaacaattaaatcatatttataaaagttTAAACATTGtttgaatttaaaaaaatagtatgaGAGTATTATAAAGgtttattgttttattttatattctcAAATATAAgtcttaaaaaattaaatatatactttttttttttttttattatcatactaatatacataaataataatatcttACCATCAATTTCCGAAAagcttttatatatatcacaTATATGTAGAACGTATTAAACAGTTGAAATAactattttatgaaaaaaacatttattcATACCCCCCTCCTATTTCGTATTTccttcttttaatttttggtaataatataataagatTGTATAAACAACGAAATGAgcaaattttcaaaatatatttatttttttaaaataaaatagaataaaataaaataaatggatTTATTACACTATTTTTCACTaccataataaaaatgtgttttttccatttcattaaattttgCTCGATTgaattttaatttgttaatttcgttcatttttattttaaacatatattgGTGAACTTGCCActatgaaataaattatattttaaaggaaaatccaaaacaattatttttcaaaaagtTAAGAGTATATCAAAAAGGGgaaaaaaggaaaacaAAAGGAAAAACAGGCAAACATGAACAaacgaaataaatataaaattataaaaataccaaagcgtaaatgataatttggtaaatttaatgttttgtattttttctttcaatTTTGTactatgtatatataacaatttttcatttttcattttttaatatctttggataaaattaaaagattttaataaaaattaaatttgtaaaatgataaaaaaaaaaaaaatcaacaTTATGACTGGCTaatacttaaaaaaaatgtggtATGTCCCTTTTTATGTAATCttcttttcattttaattaattaattaattatatattatgtccATATGCATATCTTCTcattttttcacttttaacaaattagaaagaaatataaataattaagaGAAACAAGAAAAAAGGGGGAAATCACATAATGTactgaagaaaaaaatagtaaataaaaacagctattttcatattcaaacgaaaaaaaaaaaaaaaaaaaattttttttttttatcatgtTCTGAAATGGAGAAAGAGAATGAATTGAGCATAGAAAAAACTAACGAGTtacgaaaaaaattaggATTAAAGGAGTTAGAAATAgagaaaaatgaaaaaagtgatgataacaaaaaaagtgTAAGGGgtagaaagaaaaaagaaaatagaaataatgAAAGAGAAGATAAAGCAAAGGAAAATGACGAAAATACCCAAGTAAAAACATTAAGCGAAGAATTTAAAGATGATATTGATGATGTTCAAAATTGGGTGAATAAAACAAGAAATGctatgaataaaaaattagaacAAGAAAGTATAAAATACAGTGATGAAGAAGATGATAAAGATCAAGATGGTAtgtcaaaaaaaaaaggaaaaaaacaaacaaaaaatagtaaaaaaaatttgagtaatttaaaagtacaacataaaaatgaagatattCAAAATGGTATGGTTTTAACATTGaaagataaaaatgttttaagTAATGAAGATGACtgtttaataaatgaagaattaaaaaaacaaaatgtcAAAAActtaataacaaaaaatgatgataacTATTGGAaccaaaattattataatccgctatcatattatgaaaatgatttaaaaaataaaaatgaacaaaaagataataatacatctataaatatgattCCAAAATATGATGATAAAGACCATTCCTTCGATATACagataaattataatgacaacgaaaaagaatatgaacaaaaaagtaacacaaaaaatagtattaataaaataaaaataaaaaatacagaaGATTTAAGGAAAAGAAATTTCAATAGTACTGATgataaaattacaaaaagtAGTAATGTTATccaaatgaaaaaaagaaaaattaaaaacataaataaaagaaaatcaGATGATGTGTGGAGCTTCTTATATAAAGATCCAacaaatgatgaaaaagaatcagaaaaaaataatggagataaaataaaaaaagagaaaaataCTGTAACAACAAATAATGAGAACGTAAATACAAACAGTAATATTCTACAAGATGTTATGGAAAAAATcaaagaagaaaatatgaacatgGAGTTTAACTATTTTGATGATACATTACTTAGTcaaaatgaagaagaaaaagaatTGTATGAACTATTAGAAAAAGGcaatgatttaaaaaaaaaaaaaaaagaaagaattAATTATCAAAATGAACTATTAAAACGTATTGTAATAAAtgatgatgataaaaaaattgatgatgataaaaataataatactataAAATTAACGGATGCTTCTGAATTTTGTAAAAGTATATACTTACCATTAGATACgcatgaaaatattaaaaaatcagcattgaaaaaaaatgataaaataaatggtaTAGAAATTGCAGTATCCGATCGCACAAATAATTCAAACCGACTTTCAAAACTAAATCATAATGAtaaagatgaaaatgataaagattcaataaaaaatgatgaacatgatgaaaaaaaaaaaaaaaaaaatgaaaatatatatgatgatGAAATAGATCTTTCAGAAAATGGGGTATCTgaaatttttaatgaaattaaattaGATGAAGGCTTATTTGGGGCATTAGAATATTTGAAAACTAGAGGAGAATTAAACATAGAAGATAAGATTTATAGAAATCCTGAAAATAAACCTTTGCATATGCCCAcagataaaaatgaaataaaaattgattataaaaatgatacaGGAAAAGTTATGACACCCAAAGAAAGTTTTCGATATATTTCGTGGATTTTTCACGGAAAAAAACAaggtaaaaataaattagaaaaaaaaattaaaagaatgGAAATTGAACGTAGATTTAAAGAAAATCCAATGGAATCTCTTCCAACTTTAAATGTTCTTAAAAAAGTTCAAGAAgttcaaaaaaaagtttattTTACCCTATCCAACAATGgatgatatattttggTTTTATTTATGGTTAGACAATTTAAACGAaatctttatatattcccAAATGttaaaagtaataaaatgaaaattatcaCAACTTTACTCCACTTTTTATTTagcataatatttttttatgatttatatatttataaagcAGCAAATAGGAAATGTTATTTCCGTTGTTTTATTgtgattttatttgttttcattttttcccacttaatttttttctctcaACTTTTTCGTATTCCATTTTTAACtcattttttaagtataaaaaataacaacgTTTAAAGTTTCAATAAAACACAAAAAGTTATGTTTTGCATTTAAGCCGGAGAATGTGCATACCTATCGAGCACGTGCTCATAAGCATGCACACATTATGCATAcacatatacataattgtgatacaaaaaaaagacaaaatgATGATTTATTCCTCGGTATAATTCGGAGttattatatcatatattttttttccatttaatTAATCCCTTTCtatgtttttttccttttttctTGAATGTACTTATTAAGCTTCTCGTTAAATTTTTTGCATATCGTGATTTGttcaaataaatgaattaataGTGGTTTCCCCATAATTAATACGCTATTATACTCTtcctgaaaaaaaaataacaacaTGGGTGTATTAAGATTGCAGCGTGATAGTTTTTTTCAATGTAATAGCTTCGTTTGGcatacttatttttttttattttttttttttcaagcTCGTATGGCCTACTTGCTTCGCCTGGATTTCGTCCTTTATCTTTGAAAGATTTTCgagaattttatttcttttattttgctCCGGAATGTAGGAAGTGTAAAACAAGTTGagtaaataattaattttcaCGTGATAGTCTTTTACGATGTCGAGGATATGCTGCTCGTAATCAATCGTTCCAATGAGAAGCGATTGATTGCTTTGACACTTTTTTGTGTTAAGGACAAAAAGCTGTCTACCTGTTagtcatataaaaaaaaaaaaaaaatggtgaGTTGTTATAGCTAGCTAAAatggtaaaaaaatatccaaCGATACACATTAATGTGtgcaataaaaaatagataaAGTAATTGAC contains the following coding sequences:
- a CDS encoding U4/U6.U5 tri-snRNP-associated protein 1, putative, with translation MEKENELSIEKTNELRKKLGLKELEIEKNEKSDDNKKSVRGRKKKENRNNEREDKAKENDENTQVKTLSEEFKDDIDDVQNWVNKTRNAMNKKLEQESIKYSDEEDDKDQDGMSKKKGKKQTKNSKKNLSNLKVQHKNEDIQNGMVLTLKDKNVLSNEDDCLINEELKKQNVKNLITKNDDNYWNQNYYNPLSYYENDLKNKNEQKDNNTSINMIPKYDDKDHSFDIQINYNDNEKEYEQKSNTKNSINKIKIKNTEDLRKRNFNSTDDKITKSSNVIQMKKRKIKNINKRKSDDVWSFLYKDPTNDEKESEKNNGDKIKKEKNTVTTNNENVNTNSNILQDVMEKIKEENMNMEFNYFDDTLLSQNEEEKELYELLEKGNDLKKKKKERINYQNELLKRIVINDDDKKIDDDKNNNTIKLTDASEFCKSIYLPLDTHENIKKSALKKNDKINGIEIAVSDRTNNSNRLSKLNHNDKDENDKDSIKNDEHDEKKKKKNENIYDDEIDLSENGVSEIFNEIKLDEGLFGALEYLKTRGELNIEDKIYRNPENKPLHMPTDKNEIKIDYKNDTGKVMTPKESFRYISWIFHGKKQGKNKLEKKIKRMEIERRFKENPMESLPTLNVLKKVQEVQKKVYFTLSNNG